TGAAATCCTGCGGAAAAAGCTGGTTATTGGTGAAAGTTAGCTTCTTTTTTAATGGTTGggtttaaaattaaaagtgcATGCTTTTGGTATTGGTATTACTCTTTTAGTTTAGTAGTTGCATGTCTTAATCAGTGTGTTCGTGTTGTGGATTTTAAAGAATTGTTTATGTCATTTCTTGTGGGTTTAATTCTTTCCTGATTTGCAGCAGATCCCTTTTACCATATTTGGTTCCGATTCTCTCATCTATTCTGTTGTGTTCGAATCTATAAGTGCAATGGATGTTTCATTACCAATTTCAAGTTATCCTGCTTAGCAGAATAGAATACGAtgttactttaaaaaatattttaagaaGTTGAACAGCAAATTTCCCCTGTTATTCCTATGATATGTTTTGGGATCAACTGCCATAACTAGATGTTTGCCTTTTGCAGCGGAAACATTCCTACTGGCTTTTCAGCACTATATCGTTATGCTTGGATCCATAGTTATAATTGCAAGTACTTTTGTGCCTCGTATGGGTGGGGATCATGTAAGTTATGTCCTGTATATCATAAAGATTATAATATATTAGTGATCACACACTTAGCTTTGATCTTAGTGTTCTGACTTTATTCTCCCTTTGAACAGGGTGATAAAGCCCGCGTGATTCAGACGATGCTGTTTATGGCAGCAATAAACACATTGCTTCAAACAATCCTCGGGACAAGGCTTCCAACAGTGATGACTGCTTCATTTGCTTTTACCCTGCCAGTGTTGTCAATCATCAATGATTATTCTGATCGGACTTTCAGAAGTGAACACGAGGTATGCAAAGCTCAAAACATGTTATTCAAAGAGGATAAATCACACTTTTGTATCGGCATCCGTTGTTTTGGAGCAATTTGACTTTAAAACTTTGAGGCAAAGAATATCTGAATGATCAATGTGTATGATTGCAGAGGTTTGAGGTCACAATGAGAACGATTCAAGGGTCGCTTATTGTTTCTTCCTTCGTCAACATCTTCATTGGATTTAGTAAGGCATGGGGGAACTTTACAAGGTTTGTAATCATTATCTTGAGAGTGATGGTTAGAAGCCTACACTTGAAGTTCAATCAGGTCTTCATTATCCTTATTTTCTAACTATTGTGGCTTTCATTTTTCTCCTCTACCAGATTCTTTAGTCCCATTGTTATCGTGCCAGTGGTTTGTGTGGTTGGTCTTGGTCTTTTTGCAAGGGGCTTTCCACTTGTAATGTCTTCGATAAAACACTTCATTGCTTTCATGACATTCATAAGAATAATATCAAAACCATTATCTCACTCTCTGATGTTCTACACAGCTTGGTAACTGTGTGGAGATTGGCCTGCCTATGCTGATTCTGCTGGTCATTTCCCAACAGGTAATTAATTTGATCCAATCTGCCACTTTTTGTTCTTAGTCTATATCCTTAATAAGTTTAACGAGACTATGTTGTTTTGGCAGTATCTGAAGCGTGTTTTTCCTAGAGCCCATAACATACTTGAGAGGTTTGCTTTGCTTCTCTGCATTGGGCTTATCTGGGCATTTGCTGCTATCCTCACTGAGTCTGGTGCTTATAACAATGCTAAAGAGCAGACTAAACAAAGTTGCCGTACAGATCGCACTTTCCTTATATCATCTGCTCCTTGGTATGTACAGATATCAGGGCTCTCTACTTGTGTAACGAAGTTAATAAATTCTCTTCAAAAGAATTTTCCGTTTCCTGATACATTGTTGATATTGTTGTTGCAAATGAAGGATTAGAATCCCATACCCATTTCAATGGGGTAAACCCATATTCAGAGCGAGCCATGTCTTTGGCATGATGGGAGCAGCACTTGTTACATCTGCAGAGGTTAGTATCTATTCTATAGACCCAATTTATTTAAACATCTCAAACATTTTTGGCATTTATACTGCCCAAGGCTCTTTTGACCTGCTTCACCTTTTTATGCACTTAGATATAGTACTATACTACTATGCACaattttttatgggttaaatAATATTCTGTTGCAGTCAACTGGAACATATTTTGCAGCAGCTCGGCTTGCA
The window above is part of the Prunus dulcis chromosome 1, ALMONDv2, whole genome shotgun sequence genome. Proteins encoded here:
- the LOC117614118 gene encoding nucleobase-ascorbate transporter 3; amino-acid sequence: MGETGHHHQQQPPPVLVAPPRSQMPLGAARGPIWTPTEQLHQLQFCIHSNPSWPETFLLAFQHYIVMLGSIVIIASTFVPRMGGDHGDKARVIQTMLFMAAINTLLQTILGTRLPTVMTASFAFTLPVLSIINDYSDRTFRSEHERFEVTMRTIQGSLIVSSFVNIFIGFSKAWGNFTRFFSPIVIVPVVCVVGLGLFARGFPLLGNCVEIGLPMLILLVISQQYLKRVFPRAHNILERFALLLCIGLIWAFAAILTESGAYNNAKEQTKQSCRTDRTFLISSAPWIRIPYPFQWGKPIFRASHVFGMMGAALVTSAESTGTYFAAARLAGATPPPASVISQSIGLQGVGMLLEGIFGAAVGTTASVENVGLLGLTHIGSRRVVQISTAFMFFFSIFGKFGAFFASIPLPIFAAIYCVLFGIVAAVGITFIQFTNNNSLRNIYVLGLSLFLGISIPQYFISNTTPNGVGPVRTDGIWFDDIVNTIFSSSPTVAIIVGTLLDNTLDAKYSVDDRGLAWWRPFQSRKGDSRNEEFYSLPVRIREYIPSRYL